TGTTGCAGCGCCCCAGTTCCGGTTGTTGTCGCGCAGCGTAGTGGCCGTAGCCGCGCTTACTGAGCCTGCATCTTCATCGATACGTTGACCAGCGCCGCCGCCGCCTTCCGCGATAATGGTTTCTCCATCGTTGGAGTTCTGCGCCGGGCCGTTGATCACCTTGAATAGGTTGTCGACAATAGCAATGTTCTCGGCGAAGTTTACCACGACCACGTGGTTGGTGATGTTAGTGGGATACCGGGCGCTGCCATCCCGGTACACGCGGTTGTTTTCAAAAACACCATCGTGGGCTCCGTTTAGGTTAATGCCGTCTACTGCGTAGGTTACGTCGTTGTTGGCAAATACGAAGTTGGTGCAGCCATTCAGCTGAAGAGGTCCGTGAAAGCCCGATTCGCTGTCTACTCCTTGAATAAACTCAGAATTCGTAATCGATACTTTGTTGGAGTTGGCCCACCAGAGCCAGTCGCCGCGGTCCATGTTGAAACGGACGCGCTGCATGAACACTTCGGTGCCCCGGCCGGTCCAGTTCTGCACCCATCGGCCCGATTCGTTCACATTGACCATGCTTAAGTCCGCAAGGCCCGACTGCTGCGTCTCGTTCCAGATGATGCCCCATTTGTCTGGAGCGGGGTTACCGTAGCCGAACTTGATGATCGTCCGATCTTTGCCGTCTCCCTTAATTACCACCCGGTTTTGCATGTAGAGGCACAAACCCCAGTCTGGAGCTAGCTTGTAGGTACCAGCGGGCAAATAAACCACGCCACCACCAGCCGCACCGGCTTTGTCGATAGCCTCCTGAATAGCTTCGTGGTCACTTACCTGACCGTTGCCCGTAGCGCGCTTGCTCAAGCGTGGGTCCGTTTTTACGTTGTAAACGTTGCCGTAATAATTAATCTTAGAAGCCCACGGCACCCCTAGGTTGAAGTAGTCCGTGCCGCTGTTGATAGCCGTGATGGTCTGCTCTACTTTCGTTTCGCCAGCGTTGCCGCCGCGGCCATTCGTAACGAATACGTTGTAGCGGGTGCCTGGCTGTAAGGAGGTTGGAACCGTCATCTTGAGCACGTAGGCGTCGCTCTGGCTGGCGTTGATTGTGGCAGTGCCACCGCCCGAGCCACCGTTCTGTGCTACAAAGCGCACTTGGGCCGTGCTGCCCGGTAGCGTTAGATTACGACCGAAGATGCGCAACGAGCCACCCGGTACCACTTCCGGAGAGTCGAAGTGCATACCGTGTGCCTGGTTGATATAAACGCTTGCGCTACGCTGGCCATTCTCTTCTACCCATACTTGGTAAACGTCCTGGGTTACGTTCGTTGGGATAGATACAGTAGTTTGGCCGGCGCTCTGAATTAGAGCGGACATAGGCATACGGCCGCTCGAGGTGCCAGGCGCTAGGTATACCTTAGCAGCCGAACCAAAATTGCCTTGTAAGCTAATGGCATCACCGGGCTGAGCGCTCGGGCTCGCATTGAAAATAGTAGCTTGTGCTGCGGCCTGCTGATGAATACCAGCACTGCCAAGAAGTGCGGAGAGTACTACGGCCGATTTGAAATGCCGACCAACAAATCCTGTGTTACGTGGATTCGTTACAGGCACTGGCTCAAGTGTAGGAGTCAGCTTGCGTGTAACGAACTTAAAGAACTTAGAAAAGGTAAAAGATTGGAAAAGCGCAAATTCGTAGTAATCTCTCATAGAACCTGGTTTGGATATAGCACGGGCGTCTTGCAGAGCAAGAAGAACTTTGGGTAGAAGATGTAGTAGAACAAATTCTAGAATAGCTCTGATTTTATGCTAGCAATTAGTCGACCAGATTATAAGTAAATTTAAAAAAATAACTTCTTGATCATAGGCATACTAGCTTACGTATGCTATACGCATGTATAAGAAGCGCGGATCTAAATTCTATCGTATTACGTTGATAAATAACGTGTTATAAAAACATAGTAAAAATTATATTATTGTAATTATCATAGAGGTAAATAGAAATAATGCACAATCATATGTATTGCTAAATTATTGATATAGTTATATAAGTTACTTAGAAATAACAAACATATTTAATTAACCTAATTTTAATTATTATAGCTAGGTCTCTTGTCGAATGTATTCATGCTTATGATAGGAAGAATGGAAGAACTACAATAGATAGGGTATGTTGAATTATGGGAAAAGTGATGCAAGAGAATAGCGTGTTGTTGATAGACGTATTGCAAGTAGTAGCTAAGTAGTTGGGCTAAAGCTGTATAGTATGTCTCTGAAGAAACGGCCACTTACTGATAGTTTGATAGTCTAAGCGACACTAAGAGCCGTAATATGGTAAAGCGTGCCCTATAAATGCAGCTACCACGCGTGAGGCTAGATAACAGTAAAAGCTGCCCTTACCGTATCTTTACCTTTACGGTCATTCATTCTGCTCTTAGCTTATGTCATTATCATTGTCTGCGCCGGGGCAGCCTGCCGCACTACAGCCTGAAGACTACCAACAAAAGATCAAACAGGTGTTTGCCGAAGTAGGCAAAGTTGTAGTCGGCCAGCAGTACATGGTGAATCGACTCCTAATTGGTTTGTTTACAGGAGGGCATATTCTGCTGGAAGGTGTGCCAGGCCTAGCTAAAACGCTGACCATTAGCACGCTTTCGAAGGTGCTGTACTTGCCTTTTCAACGCGTGCAGTTTACCCCCGACCTCTTGCCCTCTGACCTGGTAGGTACCATGATTTACAACCAGAACCAGTCGGTATTTGAGGTTAAAAAGGGTCCGATCTTCTCGAACTTGGTGTTGGCTGATGAGGTAAACCGCTCGCCGGCCAAGGTGCAGAGCGCCTTGCTCGAAGCTATGCAGGAAAAGCAAGTAACCATTGGCGAAACCACCTACCCGCTGGACTTACCTTTCCTCGTACTGGCCACGCAAAACCCAGTTGAGCAGGAAGGAACGTACCCGTTGCCTGAAGCGCAGGTTGACCGGTTTATGATGAAAATCTACGTCGACTACTTAAAGAAAGCTGACGAGCTAGAGGTGATGCGTCGGATGGCTAACTTGAGCTACGTAGGCGATGTAAGCCCGGTGCTAACCAAAGAGGATATCTTTGGTATTCGCAGCCTTATCAACCAGGTGCAGATTTCGGAGACATTGGAGAAATACATCATCGAGTTGGTGTTTGCTACCCGCAAGCCCGCTGATTATGACCTAGCCGAGTTTGCGCAGTACGTACAATTTGGCGTGAGCCCACGGGCGAGCATTGCCTTGCACCGGGCCGCCAAAGCCGTAGCCTTCTTCGATGAGCGTGACTACGTGCTGCCCGAGGATATTAAAGAAGTAGCCAAAGATGTGCTCAACCACCGCATCTTGCTTAACTACGAAGCGGAAGCTGACGGAGTCCGTACTGCCGATCTAATTGAGGCCATTTTGCGCAAAGTACCGATCAGCTAAGCGGTAACGGGCAGTGCTATTCTGCAAGGTACTTATTCAAGAGGTTACTCTTTGCAAATCGGTGCGACTTGGTAGCAGGGCCGTCATGCCCGTATTTGTAGCTTGGCTGAAAGCCCGGAGCAGGTAAGCCATGGAAGCTAGGTAAGATAAGGAGCTAGCCAGCGCCGCACCCTGAATACCTAGCTGCGGAATCAGTAACCAGCAGGCGGGCACCGTTACAATCAAGCCAAGTGCTGTGGAGATGTTATTGACGCGATATTGCCCTAGCCCACTAAAGTAGGTGCTACACATTATATTACTAGCAATGGCCATCACGCCTGGCGCTAGTAATATGATGACTGAACGCGCTGCTCCAAACTCGGGTCCAAACACGGCTACGAACACAGAAGAGGGGAGGAGGCTCAGCGTTAGAACGCCGATACCTGTAGCAAGCAGCGAGAGCCGGGCCACACCTAGGGCCGGTGCCACTTGTGCCTGCTTATCAGTCGCATGCACCAGATCAACGTACTGTACCAAGGCTGTACTGCGCGGAATGAGCCACACGGCTTCCGCCAGCGCCACTCCCACCGATAAAATGCCGACGGCGTGCGCATCAACGTAGTGGGCCACGAAGTAGTAGCTCAGGCGGTAGTTAGCGAAAGCAAGAATGTTGGACAAATGAGCCCCACGCCCGTTCTGCGCTAGCTCACGGGTCGTTTCACGTAAGGCCTTACCGCCATTCCACTGGTCAGGCAGACGAGCCAGCACCACAAAGCTTAGCAGCAGGGGGAGGCCATAAGCAACATAACTCGCGTAGTAATAAACCGACACTTCGCGCCAAGCTAGGCCAGCGAAAGCTACTAGTAGAAAGCCTGCCAGCAGGGTTACTTGTAGGACCGTGAGAACGTTGTAGGCTTTCTCCTGCTTACGCCCCAAAAGCAGCAGCGTATTAATTGTAAAGAAGGCTTGCAGTAGCGAAAGGGCGCATAAATGACCTAGGTAGGTAATGCTTACCTGCCGCAGCAATCCAACCGTAAGCGTACCGACGGCACAGACCACTATCGCCCACGCGTACGCCGGTGGTAGCAAGTGCCAGATGCTACGCTTCGGTGACAAGTAGATCAGCGACGATCCACCCACCAAGCCAATAAAAAGGAGCAGCGCAGCACAATCAGTCGTAAATAGGCTCACGGCTCCCCGCCCGCTGGCACCTAGATAACGCGCCGTAAACCAAACAATAGCGAAGCTGAAAAGAGCCGTTGCAAAGCGGGTAACGAAGTTTTGGAGTATACGTCGCACCATCTACTAAGCGGAAACAGGAGTGAGTGAGCCATGTAGCACGACAGCGTACAACTGGGCAAACGAGCGCCCAACCGCTGCATAGCTGAATTGAGCAACGGCCACGCGCCGCAGCTGCTGGGGTTTGAAACGCTCAGGGTAGTCTAAGACCTTTTCTAGGGCACGTTGCAAGGCTACCTCGTCGCCGGGCGAAACAAGCAGTCCGCGCGAACCATCAGCAGGTACTAGCTCCGGTACTCCGCCCACGTGGGAAGCCACAGCGGGTAGCCCGGTAGCTTGTGCCTCGATGAGCACGCATGGCAGATTCTCGTAATTGCTGAACAAGACAAAGCAGTTAGCGCGACGCATTTCCGTTGCAATAGCCGACTGAGGTAATTTACCTAAGAAAAAAACGGAACGGTCGAGCAAGCCTAGCTCAGCGGCTAGTTGCTTGACTTCTTCTTCTTGGGGCCCATAACCTGCAATGCGCAAGGTCAGGCTGGGGCGCTTTGCTACCAACCGCGACATTGTCCGCAGAATACCACTGAGATTCTTGGCTCTCTCATTAAAAGCAGCCACGTGCAGCAGCATGTTGGCACCTGGCAGTCGTTGCTCCTCAGCCAGCGACGATGAGTCGGGGAGATGAAATAGCTCTGTGTCAACCACGTTAGGAATGACAACAGAACGTGCGTTGGTGACACCTAGGTCTGCTAATGCTTGTCGCAGATTATCCGAGACGGTATGCAGAGCGGCGGCCTGCGCTATTACGCGCCGTGTGAGCCAAGCCCGTAAGCGCCCCATACGGTGCGCATTGATAGGTAAGTACAAGGTCCAGTGTTCCGTTATGACGTAAGGAATACGGGCCCAGACCTGTAGCCACCATGCAAAGAGGCCAGTGCGTAGCAGTACGTGCACATGAACGAGGTGGGGAGGTGCCCCCCAATGGCGTACTAACCTGCGGTATCCTTGTCCAATACACCAGAAGTAGAGGAAGACCTTCAATACTTTGTCGAGTATACCTAGCCCTGTCAGTCGCGCTCTATAATAGTAGCGTAAGGAAGGCAACGAAGCGCTAAGATCAGCCTCGCAAGTAACCCAATGAGGAAGTGGGCCGCGTGCAACGGTTGCAAACAGAACAGCCACATGGGCATGAGGTGCAATAGCCGCAACATGCCGGGCTACGAAGTCCCCATCTTGGTCATCGTAGCGGTGCGGGTACCATTTGGGCAGCATCAGCACGCGAGGTTTCATAAGCAAGCACAAGCTACATGTTTTAACCGCACACCCTAGCTATTCTCCTTAATAAGACTCCATTGGTTGGCTGTTGCAGGCGCTGCCAGGTTGCCCAATGTGCTTGCAATTAACTTTCGAAACCAAGTGTCGTAGTATTTCTCTTACTCTATGTAAGGTTTGTTGTGCAGCGCTCAGCCTATTTGAAGTAGAACCTAGCTAGCTCTACTCCTGAATAAGTAGCACGAAGAACACAACGAGTCTATTCTCAAGGGCATGATTTCTACAAGTTAACTTGCGCCTCACAAGCAGTAGAACTTGTAGCACTTTTGCTCAAAGCCATATAAGCCGAAAAGATGTTATTAGGCTTGTGCAAGCTTGGCAGCCATTCGGTACGCCTAGCAATAAATACAGGCGGCCAGTTCATATGTCGCCGATAACCTAATTTAACTCGCTCCTTAAGCAACAACTCATGCTTCAATCGATGACTGGCTACGGTATCGCTCATCGCGAAACCGATCATTATTCGGCTACGGTCGAAATCAAATCGCTCAACTCAAAAACATTAGATCTGAGTTTGCGCCTACCACGCTTTCTGCAAGATCGGGAGCTAGAAATACGCAACTTGGTTACTAAAAGCCTCGTGCGGGGCAAAGTCAACTTCAGCCTCGATTTTGTGCGGCCACGCAATGCAGTTCGGGCTGCCGCTGGCGTAAACCAAGAAATATTGCTGGCAACATACCGTGAGTTGGAGAGAGCTGCTGATTTGGTAGGAGCTTCTAAAGACCAACTTTTCACCTTAGCGCTCAACATGCCCGGCGTGGTACAGTCCGGCACAGAGGCGCTTGCTGCCGAAAACGAAGAGGAAATAGCTTGGGACGAACTGCTGCCTCTGGTGCACGAGGCTCTGGAGCGGCTCAACCAGTTCCGGCAAGATGAGGGGCAGACCTTAACTAGCGAGATACTGAGCTACGTAGAAACCATCCGGGCCCAGCTAACAGAAATAGAACGCCACGACCCCGAGCGAATTGAGCAAGTGCGTCAGCGCTTGCAGCAGCATCTAGCCGACCTAACAGCTAATGAGCATTTTAACGTAATCCGCTTCGAGCAAGAAGTGCTCTACTATGTCGAGAAACTAGATATAGCTGAGGAAAAAGTGCGGTTGGCCAGCCACTTAAATTACTTCGCCGAAACAACGCGGCTGCCAGAGTCTGCTGGAAAAAAGTTGTCGTTTATTGCTCAGGAAATTGGCCGTGAGATCAACACTATCGGGTCCAAAGCAAATGACTCAACTATTCAGCACTTAGTAGTTGGCATGAAAGAAGAGCTAGAGAAGATCAAAGAACAGATTAATAACATCCTTTAGCTTCTTGGGAGAAGTATAATGTAATTTGTACTTTATTAATAATAATTTTAATATTAATAATTTTGTATACTTAACCATGATTTAGAATAAAAACAAGGGTGCTCTGAGCTAGTATAGAATATAAGTAAAAAATGAGCGTTGATAATCAATAGTTTATGATAAATATCGATATTTCGCTTTATGTAACTAAGATTATTTTTGGTACAGTGCTTGCAAGCAGTATTTTTGTACGTAAATTGTGTTATCCAAACAGCAGGCCTGGTCTTCTACTAGGTAATTGAAAACGAACGATCATCCTCTTAAGGTTAGTGTTATGAAAAAAGTAATACTTTTTCCAGTCTTGTGCTTGATGCTGTCATTGATGGCTTTTCGCTCTGAAATTGAGCTCATCAAGAAGCGTGTTCTAAGCGAGCGTGTTGAAATTCTTATCCCCAAAGGATTTGAAGTGATGAGCGAGCAGCAAATGGACTTCAACTACGCAAAAGCAACAAGCCGCCCCAGCGTAATCTATACGAACAGCAACGAGGCGAGCATTGCTTTCACGTACACCGAGACTTCTGCTGATCAGGACATGATTCAGATGTACGCTGACAACTTCTATAAGACGTACACGAAGCAATACAAGGGAGCAAAGTGGTTCTCTAACGGCGTAAAGGAAATCAACGGCCGTAAAGTAGGCTACTTAGAGTTGATGAAGCCTGAGCTAGGTCACGAAGTATATAATCTGGTTTTCTTCACCGACGTTGAAGACAAGCTGTTGCTTTGCACCTTCACTTGCGCTGATCGTCAGAAGCCTGAATGGGAAACCATTGCTAAGCAAATCATGGGTTCGTTCAGAACAAACGAGCCGCAGCACTAAGAGTATCTACAAGAGGTATCTTTCTCAAAGCTCAGCTAGCATCGTCTTATGTCGATGCTAGCTGAGCTTTTTGTTTTGGCGCAATAAGCACCTGGCTATATAACTCTGTACCGATAAGGATGCTTCAACCCCCGAGGAAAGCTAGGAAGTTGGTTATCAAATGAAAAACACCAGTGAAAGCCGTGAGTGGCAAGGTCTCGGCCCGATCATAGACATCGTGGTAGGCAGTAATACCGCCACGGGTGTAAAGAAAGAAAGCCGGGACCCCACGCTCTGAAAAAGGAAAATGATCTGAATTAGCTGCGCGCCCACGGGCAGCTATCTGCGGTACAAAGTGATTTGCATCATTAAGCTGCGTCAGGTGTTGGAAGGCAGATTCTAATAGCCGCCCATTCACTACTGTAATACCTTCGTCGCCGGTGCCTAGTAGGTCTAGGTTCATTAGAAAACGAATATGGGTAAGTGGAAACAGTGGGTGCTCCGTGAAGTATTGTGAACCTAGAAGGCCAGCTTCTTCGGCGCCAAAGACAATGAATGCGATGGAATAAGCTGGTTGATGAACTGGCTGAGCGTAATAAGCGGCTAGTTCCAGTAGCATAGCTGTGCCGCTGGCATTATCGTTGGCGCCGGGAAAATAAATGTCCTTACCCATTTGCCCGAGGTGGTCGTAGTGAGCAGTGACAACTAAAAAGGAATCAGGCTGCGTACGACCGCGCACATACCCAATCAGGTTTTGCGTGTTGTAATAAGGCTCAAGTTTGGCGTCTACTTTTATCTTAATAGATGCCTTTACGGAAGTAGGCCACTTACTTGCTAGTACTTGCAGCCTTACTTGCGAGACTTGCTCTTGAGCAATGGAGGCTGTTAGCTTCCCATTCATCAGCGTGATGCGGGCGCTTGCTTGATCTAGGTGCTGAGCCAGTAGAGGCTCTTTAGCTAAGCGCGCAAGATCCCGCTGACGCAAGACGACAACCTGCCCACGTAATGGCTGCGCAAGGAAGCGTTGTTGCACAGCCTCATCGGAGAAAACGAGCGTATCTAACTGTGTTGCTGACTTTGCAAGGGTTCCGCCACCAGAAGCCGGCTCGACGATGAAATCAACCCCAGGTTGCAGGCGTGTATTTCCGCACCGAAGCTCCGCTCTTCCTGGGAAGGTATTAACAGCAAGCGTAAAGGGTTGGGTATAGGAAGGGGTGAGTGGTTGTAAACCCAACGCTTGAAAGCGGGTGCGGAGGTAGCTTGCCGCTTTCTGGTCTCCCTGTTGTACGTAGCCTCGGCCGTGCAAAGCAGGGGAGGTAAGGTCGCGGATGGTCTGACGGACGCGGGGCATGTCTTGGCCATCCGCGGCCGACGTAGCACTAAAGAAGAGTAGCGCTAACCAAGGTAATTTAGGCAGCAAGCTAACAGTAGGAGCTTCCATCAAAAGCTAGCTTATAGGCAGTTTATTGCCACCAGCGGCGCAAAGCCGCCATGCCCAGCAGCCCAATCACGGCACCTATAGAATCACTAATTAGATCGGACCATTCGCCGTGCCGACCTAGGTTCATCGTCATTTGTAGCACTTCAATGAGGGCGCCAAACGCTATGCAGCCAATTAAGACTAGCGAGAAAACATGCGTACGTAACCCAGGGAAGCGGCGTTGACGACCGGCAGAAAAGCAGGTTAAGACGGCAAGCAAGAAGAAAACTGCCGCATGAGCGGCGGTATCGAATGATAGCAGCTTCCACTGCGGTGTTACCGGCATCTCATCGGCCGGCGTGAGGGTAAGAACCAAAACAGTCACCGCCCACATCACCGGCAGGGCAGCAAAAGCTCGGCGGGACATGGGCGGTGCAGTAGTGAGCATTACTAGCAGTAGTTAGGCACCAACAAGCTCGCCGTAAGTTTCGGCGGTTAGCAAGCCTTCGAGTTCAGAAGGGTCGGCAATGGATATTTTGATCATCCAACCGTCGCCGTAAGGGTCTGAGTTCACTGATTCGGGGCTGCCGTCGAGGTGGCCATTTACTTCCAGGACAGTGCCGGTGATGGGGCTAAAAAGGTCTGAAACAGTCTTTACCGCTTCTACGGTGCCAAAGACTTCGTTCTGTGCCACCTCTTTGTCTAGCGTGTCAATGTCAACATACACGATGTCACCTAGCTCCTTCTGGGCATGGTCGGTGATACCGATGTAAGCAACGTCACCTTCCACACGGATCCATTCGTGCTCTTTCGTGTATTTCAGATCGGTAGGCAGATTCATGATCAAACAATATTTAAGGAGTAGGACAGAAGGCCGCAGAGCGCCCGCGCCTCAAAAGTAAAACGAGTAACTGAGTAGCGGAGCAACTAAGCCAAATTTATTGAACATCCTGGCTTAAGTGCTCCGCTATTATTTACTGCGGCTTATTGCGACAAGCTATAACGCAACTGAATACCGCCTTCCGTTGCCGTGTTCTTAAACGAATTGCTCACCCTAGGTTCCGACACTGTGCGTGTGAAATAGAATTGCAAGTTCAGACGCTGATTGAGTGTATAGTCAATCGTGGGGCGAAGCTGCACCTGTCGATTGCCGTTGGTAGTTTGGCTTACGGCTCGGCCAGTGCTGGCTTCGATTCCGCTAGCAGCAGCTTCATCAGGGTTCACTACATCTTCGATGGACCGCTGAATGGTGGTGTTGTCGCGAATAGATAGATCTAAACGGGCGTTCAGTTCATTTCGTAGCACTCGTTG
This Hymenobacter sp. GOD-10R DNA region includes the following protein-coding sequences:
- a CDS encoding T9SS type A sorting domain-containing protein produces the protein MRDYYEFALFQSFTFSKFFKFVTRKLTPTLEPVPVTNPRNTGFVGRHFKSAVVLSALLGSAGIHQQAAAQATIFNASPSAQPGDAISLQGNFGSAAKVYLAPGTSSGRMPMSALIQSAGQTTVSIPTNVTQDVYQVWVEENGQRSASVYINQAHGMHFDSPEVVPGGSLRIFGRNLTLPGSTAQVRFVAQNGGSGGGTATINASQSDAYVLKMTVPTSLQPGTRYNVFVTNGRGGNAGETKVEQTITAINSGTDYFNLGVPWASKINYYGNVYNVKTDPRLSKRATGNGQVSDHEAIQEAIDKAGAAGGGVVYLPAGTYKLAPDWGLCLYMQNRVVIKGDGKDRTIIKFGYGNPAPDKWGIIWNETQQSGLADLSMVNVNESGRWVQNWTGRGTEVFMQRVRFNMDRGDWLWWANSNKVSITNSEFIQGVDSESGFHGPLQLNGCTNFVFANNDVTYAVDGINLNGAHDGVFENNRVYRDGSARYPTNITNHVVVVNFAENIAIVDNLFKVINGPAQNSNDGETIIAEGGGGAGQRIDEDAGSVSAATATTLRDNNRNWGAATLKPVVAIVSGKGMGQFRTITSRNGNTLTIDRPWDVIPSAGSHYAIFNWGSRNWLIKNNTLEGNRRGVTLYQNASLEVAIIGNKLINSGSIDLTPWQMDNSSAGVPQEFLPMYNNQIIGNDVANLDGSNGVFIGVHTVQHIQAHTFGTSVLNLEVRNNKLTAGTPNIPAIVDASFPEGYLNYLEFHPWTEEYVDEGIPAVLGTIFQNNTAVNCDNAVHLSTGTYNTLVCNMNMVNSSNLMRDERFNRVNRGSVATTQNCASTAVLASATANAVKAGMTVYPNPTQGDFTLEYAATTAQTALLTLTDGLGRQVQQQAVSLRTGTNQVPVQASRLSQGLYQLILRTADGQQHAQKVIIN
- the gcvH gene encoding glycine cleavage system protein GcvH encodes the protein MNLPTDLKYTKEHEWIRVEGDVAYIGITDHAQKELGDIVYVDIDTLDKEVAQNEVFGTVEAVKTVSDLFSPITGTVLEVNGHLDGSPESVNSDPYGDGWMIKISIADPSELEGLLTAETYGELVGA
- a CDS encoding M28 family metallopeptidase, producing the protein MEAPTVSLLPKLPWLALLFFSATSAADGQDMPRVRQTIRDLTSPALHGRGYVQQGDQKAASYLRTRFQALGLQPLTPSYTQPFTLAVNTFPGRAELRCGNTRLQPGVDFIVEPASGGGTLAKSATQLDTLVFSDEAVQQRFLAQPLRGQVVVLRQRDLARLAKEPLLAQHLDQASARITLMNGKLTASIAQEQVSQVRLQVLASKWPTSVKASIKIKVDAKLEPYYNTQNLIGYVRGRTQPDSFLVVTAHYDHLGQMGKDIYFPGANDNASGTAMLLELAAYYAQPVHQPAYSIAFIVFGAEEAGLLGSQYFTEHPLFPLTHIRFLMNLDLLGTGDEGITVVNGRLLESAFQHLTQLNDANHFVPQIAARGRAANSDHFPFSERGVPAFFLYTRGGITAYHDVYDRAETLPLTAFTGVFHLITNFLAFLGG
- a CDS encoding YicC/YloC family endoribonuclease: MLQSMTGYGIAHRETDHYSATVEIKSLNSKTLDLSLRLPRFLQDRELEIRNLVTKSLVRGKVNFSLDFVRPRNAVRAAAGVNQEILLATYRELERAADLVGASKDQLFTLALNMPGVVQSGTEALAAENEEEIAWDELLPLVHEALERLNQFRQDEGQTLTSEILSYVETIRAQLTEIERHDPERIEQVRQRLQQHLADLTANEHFNVIRFEQEVLYYVEKLDIAEEKVRLASHLNYFAETTRLPESAGKKLSFIAQEIGREINTIGSKANDSTIQHLVVGMKEELEKIKEQINNIL
- a CDS encoding VanZ family protein; amino-acid sequence: MLTTAPPMSRRAFAALPVMWAVTVLVLTLTPADEMPVTPQWKLLSFDTAAHAAVFFLLAVLTCFSAGRQRRFPGLRTHVFSLVLIGCIAFGALIEVLQMTMNLGRHGEWSDLISDSIGAVIGLLGMAALRRWWQ
- a CDS encoding lipopolysaccharide biosynthesis protein translates to MVRRILQNFVTRFATALFSFAIVWFTARYLGASGRGAVSLFTTDCAALLLFIGLVGGSSLIYLSPKRSIWHLLPPAYAWAIVVCAVGTLTVGLLRQVSITYLGHLCALSLLQAFFTINTLLLLGRKQEKAYNVLTVLQVTLLAGFLLVAFAGLAWREVSVYYYASYVAYGLPLLLSFVVLARLPDQWNGGKALRETTRELAQNGRGAHLSNILAFANYRLSYYFVAHYVDAHAVGILSVGVALAEAVWLIPRSTALVQYVDLVHATDKQAQVAPALGVARLSLLATGIGVLTLSLLPSSVFVAVFGPEFGAARSVIILLAPGVMAIASNIMCSTYFSGLGQYRVNNISTALGLIVTVPACWLLIPQLGIQGAALASSLSYLASMAYLLRAFSQATNTGMTALLPSRTDLQRVTS
- a CDS encoding glycosyltransferase, which translates into the protein MKPRVLMLPKWYPHRYDDQDGDFVARHVAAIAPHAHVAVLFATVARGPLPHWVTCEADLSASLPSLRYYYRARLTGLGILDKVLKVFLYFWCIGQGYRRLVRHWGAPPHLVHVHVLLRTGLFAWWLQVWARIPYVITEHWTLYLPINAHRMGRLRAWLTRRVIAQAAALHTVSDNLRQALADLGVTNARSVVIPNVVDTELFHLPDSSSLAEEQRLPGANMLLHVAAFNERAKNLSGILRTMSRLVAKRPSLTLRIAGYGPQEEEVKQLAAELGLLDRSVFFLGKLPQSAIATEMRRANCFVLFSNYENLPCVLIEAQATGLPAVASHVGGVPELVPADGSRGLLVSPGDEVALQRALEKVLDYPERFKPQQLRRVAVAQFSYAAVGRSFAQLYAVVLHGSLTPVSA
- a CDS encoding MoxR family ATPase, with translation MSLSLSAPGQPAALQPEDYQQKIKQVFAEVGKVVVGQQYMVNRLLIGLFTGGHILLEGVPGLAKTLTISTLSKVLYLPFQRVQFTPDLLPSDLVGTMIYNQNQSVFEVKKGPIFSNLVLADEVNRSPAKVQSALLEAMQEKQVTIGETTYPLDLPFLVLATQNPVEQEGTYPLPEAQVDRFMMKIYVDYLKKADELEVMRRMANLSYVGDVSPVLTKEDIFGIRSLINQVQISETLEKYIIELVFATRKPADYDLAEFAQYVQFGVSPRASIALHRAAKAVAFFDERDYVLPEDIKEVAKDVLNHRILLNYEAEADGVRTADLIEAILRKVPIS